One genomic segment of Jaculus jaculus isolate mJacJac1 chromosome 2, mJacJac1.mat.Y.cur, whole genome shotgun sequence includes these proteins:
- the Bmp3 gene encoding bone morphogenetic protein 3: MAGARGLLYLWLGCCCVSLAPADDQDPHLPEPGSAGARERAAGDDPTPALPPHDKVSEHMLWLYDRYSGSGRVQATRTPGSRERGSAPRRPQPLREGNTVRSFRAGAAGTLQSKGLHIFNLTSLTKSENILSATLYFCIGELVNMSLSCPGCSHHTQREHLQIDLSAWILKFNHNHSQLLGHLSVDVAKPYQNVMSWLSKDITQLLRKAKENEEFLIGFNMTSKAQELPQRMLLYPEPYILVYANDVAISEPESVVSSLQRHRNFPTGTVPKLDSHIRAALSVERRKKRSAGILLPLQNNELPGAEYQYKEDGVWEERQPYKTLQTQPPEKSKNKKKQRKGSHQKSQTLQFDEQTLKKARRKQWIEPRNCARRYLKVDFADIGWSEWIISPKSFDAYYCSGACQFPMPKSLKPSNHATIQSIVRAVGVVPGIPEPCCVPEKMSSLSILFFDENKNVVLKVYPNMTVESCACR, encoded by the exons ATGGCTGGGGCGCGCGGGCTCCTCTATCTGTGGCTGGGCTGCTGCTGCGTGAGTCTGGCGCCCGCAGATGACCAGGACCCGCACCTCCCCGAGCCCGGCTCCGCAGGCGCCCGAGAGCGCGCGGCAGGTGACGACCCGACCCCCGCGCTGCCACCGCACGACAAGGTGTCGGAGCACATGCTATGGCTCTATGACAGGTACAGCGGCAGTGGCAGAGTCCAGGCCACCAGGACGCCGGGCTCCCGGGAGCGGGGTTCTGCCCCTCGGCGCCCCCAGCCCCTGCGCGAGGGCAACACGGTCCGCAGCTTTAGAGCGGGAGCCGCAG gAACACTTCAAAGCAAGGGATTGCACATTTTCAATCTGACTTCTCTAACCAAGTCTGAAAACATTTTATCAGCCACATTGTATTTCTGTATTGGAGAACTAGTAAACATGAGCCTGAGTTGTCCAGGATGCTCCCATCATACTCAGAGAGAACACCTTCAGATAGATCTTTCTGCCTGGATCCTCAAATTCAATCACAACCACAGTCAACTCCTAGGTCATCTGTCAGTAGATGTGGCCAAACCTTATCAAAATGTCATGTCCTGGCTGTCTAAAGACATCACTCAGCTCTTGAGGAAGGCCAAGGAGAATGAAGAGTTCCTCATAGGATTTAACATGACCTCCAAAGCACAGGAGCTGCCCCAGAGGATGTTACTTTATCCGGAGCCTTATATCTTAGTGTATGCCAATGATGTTGCCATTTCTGAGCCAGAAAGTGTGGTGTCAAGCTTACAAAGACACAGGAATTTCCCCACAGGGACTGTACCAAAACTGGATAGCCACATCAGAGCTGCTCTCTCTGTTGAAAGGAGGAAGAAGCGTTCTGCTGGGATCTTGTTACCTCTGCAGAACAATGAgctgccaggggcagaatatcaATACAAGGAGGATGGAGTGTGGGAGGAGAGACAGCCTTACAAGACCCTGCAGACCCAGCCACCTGAGAAGAgtaagaacaaaaagaaacagaggaaagGATCTCACCAGAAGAGCCAGACACTCCAGTTTGATGAACAGACCCTGAAGAAGGCAAGAAGAAAGCAATGGATTGAACCTCGAAATTGTGCCAGGAGGTACCTTAAGGTGGACTTTGCTGACATTGGCTGGAGTGAATGGATTATCTCCCCCAAGTCTTTTGATGCTTATTACTGCTCTGGAGCATGTCAGTTCCCCATGCCAAAG TCTTTGAAGCCATCTAATCATGCCACCATCCAGAGCATAGTGAGAGCTGTGGGGGTCGTGCCTGGGATCCCTGAACCTTGCTGTGTGCCAGAAAAGATGTCCTCACTCAGCATCCTATTCTTTGATGAAAATAAGAATGTAGTGCTTAAAGTATATCCTAACATGACAGTAGAATCCTGTGCTTGCAGATAA